One Thermococcus kodakarensis KOD1 genomic window carries:
- a CDS encoding DUF432 domain-containing protein, translating to MFGEHELRTQFIKIADKKIHLLEDKGGIVRYRRDDFEVIIKNNGEKLKVLPAPALGYGVKLLMIKFRDPLVIPPKDAVAGFVEAPIEVDVKIGDLTIDHFILGKEKYALYGAIEAGVICRYQVSPFYTEEPESIGVAKLIVSNPSSEWKPLERVVVPIKGTSMYYENTKAYYPLLLVTLKNHSPEVNNTGRPPKEGLNAVGKGLSLPNFLMRW from the coding sequence ATGTTTGGAGAGCACGAACTCAGGACTCAGTTCATCAAAATAGCCGATAAAAAAATCCACCTTCTCGAGGATAAGGGGGGGATAGTCAGATATAGGCGTGACGATTTTGAGGTCATTATAAAGAACAACGGAGAAAAACTGAAAGTTCTCCCTGCCCCGGCCTTGGGCTACGGGGTAAAGCTTCTCATGATAAAGTTCAGGGACCCCCTTGTAATACCCCCAAAAGACGCTGTAGCTGGGTTCGTTGAGGCTCCCATAGAGGTTGACGTTAAAATCGGCGATCTAACAATCGATCACTTCATTCTCGGGAAGGAGAAGTACGCCCTCTACGGTGCCATAGAGGCCGGTGTAATCTGCCGCTATCAGGTTAGTCCCTTCTACACCGAGGAACCAGAATCCATAGGGGTGGCGAAGCTCATAGTCTCCAACCCCTCTTCCGAGTGGAAGCCACTTGAGAGGGTTGTCGTCCCAATAAAGGGGACTTCAATGTACTACGAGAACACAAAAGCCTACTATCCCTTACTTCTTGTCACGCTCAAGAACCACAGCCCGGAGGTAAACAACACGGGAAGGCCGCCAAAAGAGGGCCTGAACGCAGTTGGAAAAGGCCTTTCGCTACCTAACTTCCTGATGAGGTGGTAG
- a CDS encoding DUF434 domain-containing protein has product MSLTDAYRDLRYLLNRGYPKKSALKFVADHYRLSLRDRYLLARCVFSDAWIAEVRRKLLKPGELEGKVLAVDGFNVLITLESVLDGEAILCEDGLVRDLKYQGKYRLNERTREVVEIVVESLSRLKVSKAIFFYGKNVPKSGIVRKITEEAIEKYGLSGDVRLVKSPDFELKAFSIVATADVGIISRVEHVFDVPLHVSGRLGVEIRNIFDIFQVEKR; this is encoded by the coding sequence ATGTCCCTCACCGACGCTTATCGGGACCTCAGGTACCTCCTAAACAGGGGCTATCCGAAGAAGAGCGCCCTGAAGTTCGTGGCAGACCACTACAGGCTTTCACTGAGAGATAGATACCTTCTGGCGAGGTGCGTCTTTTCTGATGCATGGATCGCCGAGGTAAGAAGGAAACTTCTAAAGCCCGGAGAGCTTGAGGGAAAGGTTTTAGCCGTTGACGGCTTCAACGTCCTCATAACCCTCGAATCCGTCCTCGACGGCGAGGCGATACTCTGCGAGGACGGCCTGGTGAGGGATTTGAAGTACCAGGGGAAGTACAGACTGAACGAAAGAACGCGGGAAGTGGTTGAAATTGTCGTTGAATCACTTTCCAGGCTGAAAGTTTCCAAAGCGATCTTCTTCTACGGCAAGAACGTCCCAAAGAGCGGAATCGTCAGGAAAATTACCGAGGAAGCCATAGAAAAATACGGCCTGAGTGGGGACGTGAGGCTCGTAAAAAGCCCGGACTTCGAGCTCAAGGCCTTTAGCATAGTTGCAACGGCCGACGTGGGGATAATCTCCAGGGTGGAGCACGTTTTTGACGTCCCCCTCCACGTATCAGGGAGACTTGGAGTAGAGATCAGGAATATTTTTGATATATTTCAAGTCGAAAAGCGCTAA